One segment of uncultured Tolumonas sp. DNA contains the following:
- a CDS encoding ABC transporter ATP-binding protein, with the protein MLQLKSVSKSYGQVSAVHKVDLAIPQGSRTAIVGSSGSGKTTLLRMIAGFEFPDGGEILLGGQLLVNGQLAVPAHQRGIGYVPQDGALFPHMKVEDNIAFSLTGTKIECRRRVSELLEQVELNPTMASRWPHELSGGQQQRVSLARALAQQPRLMLLDEPFSALDAGLRVALRKTVARILAAAGITTILVTHDQAEALSFADQLAVMRGGRLVQAGPPTELYYHPDDENTAHFLGEAIILPASLSDNHAECVLGRLALSRPTQRREACILLRPEQLKLCEPSESACIAEVLDSEFTGSVTMLTVRLSGHDELMSVRHAGLDAPPLGSQIGLSVSGMVHVFAARRI; encoded by the coding sequence ATGTTGCAACTAAAATCGGTCAGCAAATCCTACGGCCAGGTCAGTGCAGTACATAAAGTGGATCTGGCTATACCTCAAGGCAGTCGTACAGCTATCGTTGGGTCTTCAGGCTCCGGCAAAACAACGTTGCTGCGTATGATTGCGGGTTTCGAATTCCCGGACGGGGGTGAAATCCTGCTGGGTGGCCAATTACTGGTCAATGGACAACTCGCGGTACCCGCACATCAGCGCGGTATTGGTTACGTGCCGCAAGATGGTGCCTTGTTCCCCCATATGAAAGTGGAAGACAACATTGCGTTCAGCCTTACCGGAACCAAAATAGAATGTCGGCGACGGGTGAGTGAACTGTTGGAGCAAGTGGAGTTGAATCCAACGATGGCCAGCCGTTGGCCACATGAATTATCCGGCGGTCAACAACAACGCGTATCGTTAGCCAGGGCACTGGCACAGCAACCAAGACTGATGTTGCTGGATGAACCCTTTTCAGCATTAGATGCCGGTTTACGTGTCGCATTGCGAAAAACTGTAGCACGCATACTGGCAGCGGCGGGGATCACAACTATTCTGGTAACTCACGATCAAGCTGAGGCGCTGTCTTTTGCCGACCAATTGGCAGTGATGCGTGGCGGACGTCTCGTACAAGCCGGCCCCCCCACCGAGCTTTACTATCATCCTGATGATGAAAATACCGCTCATTTTTTGGGTGAAGCTATCATTCTACCAGCGAGTTTATCAGACAATCATGCTGAGTGCGTATTGGGACGCTTGGCGTTGAGTCGGCCCACTCAAAGACGAGAAGCGTGTATTCTGCTTCGGCCGGAACAGTTGAAACTTTGCGAACCGTCAGAATCCGCCTGCATAGCAGAAGTGCTAGATAGCGAGTTTACTGGATCAGTGACAATGTTAACGGTACGTCTGTCGGGGCATGATGAACTGATGTCAGTGCGTCATGCCGGCTTAGACGCTCCCCCTCTTGGTAGTCAGATCGGGCTTTCGGTGTCTGGCATGGTGCATGTATTCGCGGCACGAAGAATTTAG